A region of the Pseudomonas sp. A34-9 genome:
AAGTGACCTGGCGCAACCCCTTCAAGGCTCTACGCGCATCGAACCTCCCTTTGCACTTGTTGCTCCTGAGTGCTGTAGCCCGATTGAACGCATTAGCGAGATCGGGCTTTTTTTTGCCCGGAAATTCTGTAGCTCACACATAACCCTTTGTAGGAGCTGCCGCAGGCTGCGATCTTTTGATTGTAAAAAACAAGATCAAAAGATCGCAGCCTGCGGCAGCTCCTACAGGGGATTTGTGTTGGTTGCAGGATGTAAAACCCGCTATCGTCGCCGCCATTCGATTTCGAGGCGAGCATGGGCTATCTACTTTTTGTCACGCTGATCCAGGCGTTTTCCTTCAGTCTGATCGGCGAATACCTGGCCGGTCACGTCGACAGTTACTTCGCGGTGCTGGTGCGTGTGGTGCTGGCCGGGCTGGTGTTCATTCCACTGACCCGCTGGCGCTCGGTGGAACCTTCGTTCATGCGCGGCATGCTGCTGATCGGCGCGTTGCAGTTCGGGGTGACCTACGTCTGCCTGTACCTGAGTTTCCGCGTGCTGACGGTGCCGGAAGTGTTGCTGTTCACCATCCTCACACCGCTGCATGTGACCCTGATCGAAGACGCACTGAACCGGCGCTTCAACCCCTGGGCGCTGATCGCCGCGCTGGTGGCGGTGGGCGGGGCGGCGGTGATTCGTTTCGACAGCATCAACCCGGACTTCTTCATGGGCTTCCTGCTGCTGCAACTGGCCAACTTCACCTACGCCGCCGGCCAGGTGATGTACAAGCATCTGGTGGCGAAACATCCGAGCGATCTGCCGCATTACCGGCGTTTCGGCTTCTTCTATCTCGGCGCGCTGGCGGTGGTGCTGCCAGCATTCCTGATGTTCGGCAAAGCCAACTTCCTTCCGGAAGCGCCGCTGCAGTGGGGCGTGTTGCTGTTCCTTGGCCTGGTCTCGACCGCGCTGGGCATGTATTGGTGGAACAAGGGCGCGTGCATGGTCAACGGCGGCACGCTGGCGGTGATGAACAATCTGCATGTGCCGGTGGGTTTGCTGCTGAATTTGCTGATCTGGAATCAGCATGAGGAACTGGGGCGGTTGTTCCTTGGCGGGAGTGTGATTTTGATGGCGGTGTGGATCAGCCGACTGGGTATCAGACGCACCGTATAACCCTTGTAGGAGCTGCCGCAGGCTGCGATGTTTTGATCTTTAAAGTCAAAAAGATCGCAGCCTGCGGCAGCTCCTGCACGGGATTGTGGGTTACAGGAGATGTTTCTGCGGCTCCGGAATGCTGGCCGCGCCGAGCACCGCCGGCAATAACCCCGAACGCAAATCCCCACCACTCGGCTGCTGATAAAGACTCAGCCCAAACTCCGGCAACACCGCCAGCAGATAATCAAAAATATCCCCCTGAATCCGCTCGTAATCGGCCCACGCCGTAGTGCGGGTGAAGCAGTAAATCTCCAGCGGAATGCCCTGCGCCGTGGTCTGCATCTGGCGGACCATGCAGGTCATGTTCGGCTGAATCTCCGGATGACTCTTCAGATACGCCAGCGCATAGGCGCGGAAGGTGCCGATATTGGTCATGCGCCGGCGGTTGGCTGACATTGCCGCAACATTGCCCTGGGCTTCGTTCCACGCCTTGAGTTCGGCTTTCTTGCGGCTCATGTAGTCGGTCAGCAGGTGCACCTGGGAGAGCTTTTCTTCTTCGTCGTCACGGATGAAGCGCACGCCGCTGGCGTCGATGAACAGGCTGCGCTTGATCCGGCGCCCGCCCGATTGCTGCATGCCGCGCCAGTTCTTGAACGACTCGGACATCAGTCGCCAGGTCGGGATCGAGACGATGGTCTTGTCGAAATTCTGCACCTTGACCGTGTGCAGGGTGATGTCGACCACGTCGCCATCGGCGCCGACTTGCGGCATCTCGATCCAGTCGCCGACCCGCAACATGTCGTTGCTGGTCAACTGCACGCTGGCAACGAATGACAGCAGGGTGTCCTTGTAGACCAACAGAATCACCGCCGACATCGCACCCAGACCGGACAGCAACAACAGCGGCGAGCGGTCGATCAGTGTGGCGACGATGATGATCGCGCCGAACACGTACA
Encoded here:
- a CDS encoding carboxylate/amino acid/amine transporter, with translation MGYLLFVTLIQAFSFSLIGEYLAGHVDSYFAVLVRVVLAGLVFIPLTRWRSVEPSFMRGMLLIGALQFGVTYVCLYLSFRVLTVPEVLLFTILTPLHVTLIEDALNRRFNPWALIAALVAVGGAAVIRFDSINPDFFMGFLLLQLANFTYAAGQVMYKHLVAKHPSDLPHYRRFGFFYLGALAVVLPAFLMFGKANFLPEAPLQWGVLLFLGLVSTALGMYWWNKGACMVNGGTLAVMNNLHVPVGLLLNLLIWNQHEELGRLFLGGSVILMAVWISRLGIRRTV
- a CDS encoding mechanosensitive ion channel family protein; this translates as MDFKQLWLNAQDLWGTLEQHPFLQAGLALTVLLVFALILGRVARYLILHASRMLGRQPALHWINDFRHNKVFQRLAQMTPSLVIQFGLHLVPELSKTAMTFLGNVALSFTILFLLLAVSALLNALLDIYARTEHARTRSIKGYVQLAKMVLYVFGAIIIVATLIDRSPLLLLSGLGAMSAVILLVYKDTLLSFVASVQLTSNDMLRVGDWIEMPQVGADGDVVDITLHTVKVQNFDKTIVSIPTWRLMSESFKNWRGMQQSGGRRIKRSLFIDASGVRFIRDDEEEKLSQVHLLTDYMSRKKAELKAWNEAQGNVAAMSANRRRMTNIGTFRAYALAYLKSHPEIQPNMTCMVRQMQTTAQGIPLEIYCFTRTTAWADYERIQGDIFDYLLAVLPEFGLSLYQQPSGGDLRSGLLPAVLGAASIPEPQKHLL